In Megalops cyprinoides isolate fMegCyp1 chromosome 16, fMegCyp1.pri, whole genome shotgun sequence, the genomic window gtgtgtgttgtttgtgtgtgtgcatgcgtgtgtgtgtgtgtgagtgtgtgtgtttgtgtatgtgttgtttgtgtgtgtgcatgtgtgtgtgcgtgtgtgtgtgtgtgtgtgtgtatgtgtgtgttgtttgtgtgtgtgcatgagtgtgtgtgtgtgtgagtgtgtgtgtttgtgtatgtgttgtttgtgtgtgtgcatgtgtgtgtgcgtgtgtgtgtgtgtgtgtatgtgtatgtgttgtttgtgtgtgtgcatgcacatgtttgtgtgtttctttgtgtatgtgagtgtgtgcaccgCACCTTGGCTTTCTGCATGACGTTGCCCTTAGTGGATGCGTAGATGGAGGGCGGGCGCTTGCGCATTTCGGAGGCACAGTTGACTGGCAGGGATGTCTCACCATTGGAACCATTACACTTACTGGCCGTGACCTGCTGAGTTCGCACGGGACACACCAAGCTAGTATCAAGTACTCAACAAAGTGAACACTAACCTCCCCACACTGTGTAGGAAGAGCTTTTTCATTTCGCTCCCCTGCTACTAAAGTGACCTGCCTCTTAAGTCTAGAATGACCTTGTAACTAAGAAgaacatcatcaacacagaggTGAGTTGttcatattttcatgctgcATCCCTTCATGATATGGACATCAGTGCTATGCCTCCACAGCTGTGACTGTATATCATCTGTCTGCAATCTGTGCCCTGATTGCAGCAGAGTGGCACAGTGTGGGGTTAGTGTCTGgcttgttattgtcattttgggTCAGTACCTTCATGGCGGGTCTGCTCTCTTCCGGTGCCCCCAGTGCTCCTCCCGCCAGTGACTTCTTCAGGTTCTCCTTCACCGTGGTCAACCTGAGCTCCAGGTCCACTCTCACGGCCTCCTTCTCTTTGCagctctcctccagctcagccACTCGCTCCTCCAGGGTTTTCTTCTGCTTTCCTGTAAAGGTAAATGCACACTAATAACCCCCACACACTGCTAACAGCCCATTATTAAcgccactctttctctctccactgtaGGGCACCTAACGGTGTTCATTCACTGGCATGGGTCTCACAAAATCATTGTGGGTTTATACTGGCCAGTAGGTGTCAGTAGTGTTCCACAGAAAGTGACTTTCCTGTTCTTCCTTCCAACTGCATAAGAGCATAAACTACATGTATTATACCCACTTCAACTTATTTTcacatcaaagaaaaataaaaagcgCTGTTAAAATCACAGCTCCATATTCTTTCACACAAAGTGCAAGTAAGCATGTGTCAGTGAGCGTatagtatgtgtatgtgtgtgtgtgtgtttgtgtgtcagagagagcacTTGGCTCTGGTCTCTTCCTCACCAGTGGCACTCTTCAGCTCTTCCTTggcctctctcttctccttgcGCAGTGCGAGCAGGGTGTTTCGAATGCCATCGcgctccttctccagctcctccttctcgCTCAGGTACCTGCGAGCGTCCTCCTCAGCGCGGGTCTTCCCATACTTGGCGTACTGATTCGCATCTGGAATGAGGGAACGAGAGAGACGGTTTAATTCTCAAAGCCACTGACACTGAAGAAACCTGCTGCCTCTCACTTGATCTGGTATCACAGAGGTGTAGACAGTCTCTGTATCCAAGCACTGTCATGAAGTATATCCCCCGCAAAATGGAAAAGAATGGGATTACGGTTGggtaaactgatcctggatcagttgttTGGGCCAGACAAGACATGATACTCTCGATACCCCAAACTACTGTAGACCTCCACACTGCAAGACGTCAAGGGTCATAGGTGTGACCCCGGGGGTTGTGGGAAGGTGACGCAACTTAGCTCACACGgtgtgaaagacagagggagcacCTTGTAATTCTCATATTACTCGGGCCGGCTGTTACAGGGAGGGCCGCGCTTTGAAGTGTCTGTGTTAAAGCTTTCAGTTGATACTGTTTCAACCATGAAACAGAGTGAGTGACAAGAGTGGTGAGACCCGGGAACAGGGTGAAACGCTATAAACCTGACAAGAACTCAGAGGACCATGAAGACCTGGCACTGTTAACTTTTCACTCTTCTCTTGGCTGCACTGAGGTGTGAAGACTGCATATGAAAAACTGTTGATTGTgccattgtctttttttattacttattttataAGTGCCAAAAAATGGAAGCCCTGGTCTGAAAAAGTtctaaacagaaataaatatactaTGACAAGACAATAAGTAAAATATTCACATGACTCTTCCCAGCAGGACAAGGCTGAAATCCTTACATCAGATAAATGATCAATTTTAaggcaaaagcaaaaataagaacaatgaCAAAGTTCTTCATGAATATTCTTGTCCCTCTCAAAAGCTGAATCATTCCTTGCTCATAATAAAAACTGCGTTATTGTCAGGTCACTACAATACCAACAGTGCAATATCCAGTTAGTTGCattagaaacacacacacacacacacacacacacacgcccactcATACTCAGATTATGTGTCGTGAGAAAACTCAGCAATCCCACAATGCCTGGGGGAGTTTATGGCACCGCTCAAAGAGCGTGAGCTCATTTCAGCCCTCCCTCCCGCacgaaaccccccccccgccacagaCCCGCCCGCTGGATACTCACTGGAGCTGTGCCGCTTCACTGTGACCTGGGGCTTCATCTTCTCCGCGTCTCTGCTGGATAGCGAGGAGTGCCGCTTCACCGAAACGTCTGCTTTCTGTCCTTCTTCCTCCAGCTAATCGGGGGGTGAAGGAACAGGGGGACGACAGAATGACGGTTAGTCACGGATCCAAGGAAAGCATTTCATCATACTGTCCTTTCCTCCCAGTGTTCAATTTGCATCACCATTTAACACACACTGCAAATTTGTGTCGATACAGAAGTTTATTTATTAAAGCTTCAAAGCTTCAAAAGACCACcagcaaaaaaaattcaacagtaTTACCATAAACATGCTCCATATGGAGTAAATTGAGGTCACTGAGATGGAGCAATAGTCTGGTATCCGCTCTGTCCTGTTTCTAAAGAAATTGTTGCAAAACTCATTCAAGCCCAAATGTGTACACACGAAACAGTAGAGATATGTGCTAGCTGCTTCATAGTAGCTAAGAACAATCATTACAAAAAGCCCAGAGGATTCTGGAAACTGAGCTTATTACTGCCCTTCACTTAAGACACTTAAGGCCCTGATAACCTCTCATGACACACATGTAGAGGAGAGGCAGTTATCAGGCTCTCTGGGCTTTCAGTGATCTCTTAAGCAATCAGTCTCTCAGCTCCGGTTTCCCCTGTCTCCTGAGAGTTTTGCAAATGAAAGACAGGCTGAATCAACCACCCACGGCACCGAACGCCTGGAGTTCAGTTACATGCTAAACCAGCGGACGTAAATCAGTGACACAGTTTTTCCGAGAACACCTGTTGTGGACAAACACCCAGAGACAATGAATAGAGTTGAAATCAGAGCAGATAAAGTCGCCCAAAAGAATGCAGCCTGTGAAAAGCGTGGGTCCTCCTCCAGCCCACTGTAACGCTGTCATTACGgactgccatttttaaagggAGATAACTTCGTTTTCTTGGTCCTTTTTCtctgcatctttttttccccttggaaTTGAGCCTTTTTCAGCGGAAGCGGTCACTGGACTCCAGGCCTAGAGCTTGGCTGAGGTTTAATAAGCTGCGAAAAGGCACAGCGTTCCCCTGACGGGCTCGGCTCAGCCCTGCTGGCttctctctgtggcagctgtCACACACGGGCAGAGAGCTCTACAGTAACGCAGGAAGGCATGGCAACTTAAGTGCAAGAGCCAGGGCCATTCCTTAACCctactgtgttttattttaccagagttaaaacacttttttaaaaaggttataaaaacattcaaaacttTTAACACACACGCATCTACAGTTGAGTTACAAATTCAGGAATCAAAACAAGCATTCAGATATTTATGGGAACTGCCAAATTTTTAATGACTCTATATAATTTTTTAAGTGCATTTTCCTCTCTTAAAGATATAGTTGAAATGCTAATACATATTCTTGCAAAATACAAGAATATTTATTGCTTATTATTATAAATGGCCTGGGCgctgtgaaaatgcagacaaacGTCATTCAGAACTGTGTCTCTACATAGCAGACTGTGGGGAATCAGTCACTATGGGCAAACAGACAGCCTGAAGCAGCTCTGTATTGGCATTCAGTCCAAGGTCTGAATGCCAATACAGAGATGACCCCCTGGACATGCAGCCTTTGGCGGCTGTCACCATGCACCTCCACCTGGTCATTCTCACCCCTTACCCCTTTTTCCACTGAAAGTAGATTTTGGGTCAGCCCTACGCACCTGCACTTTCTCGTAAGGGACTTCATCGTACGTCCTTGTGTCTGTGGAGGCACTGCTTGATGAAGTGGCCcacctgagagaaagagagagagagagagatgaacagcCACTATGATATACGTAACACACAATGTGCTCACATCCCTACCCCagtcccagccccccccccccccccccccacacacacacacacacacacacacacagatctccaCCCTCTCCTGACTCACAGGAAGGAGTGGCGGGCCGCGTCCCGGATGTTGGCTATGGTGTCGACGTCCACGTAGTCATAGTGCAGGGACTCCGGGTCAGTGGCGCTGCCCGTCTCTGCTAGCAGAACCCCCAGCCAGCGGCCCATCTCCTCTGAGCAGCTCGCCTtgaaggcagacagacagacagatgcagataaagagacacagacacatgaattTGGACAGAGGGACACTGGGTTTCATTATGGAGGGACATTATGCTTATGGAAGCCAGACTTAAACAGGCTCTAACTCCCCTACTCCACTCCCCAGCAAAAAGACCCAACTGTATGATAACCAGTCAGATTGCTGCTGTGTCCCACTTACATAAATGGAAGGAACAGCAGTAGGTTAGCAATGCCGTGTGTGCTCCCAGGACCCCTCCTTACCTCCAGTGCTGCCACCTCATTGCCCCCCCGTAGGATTCGGAAGGCGAAGGGGTGCTTGGGCCCCAGTCCCGGGACAACCTCACAGCCCTGGAGGGCCACAACATTCACATGGGTGCGCACATCTGTCCTGTCCCGGTGGAAGAACAGAGAAccccctctcacacagcaccaTCTCTCCTTCCAGCATTGGTTCACCAACACGCTCAGGTAACCTAGGGGAcgaggaggagacagacagttATCCACCTCAGAGGGACAGACGCTGACGGACAGTTCGAGGGGTAGACAGGCTGGGAAACAGCGGCAATGTAGGAGACTGCAAGACTGCAGCAGCCGAAGAGAGCAGCAAAGAACATCTCTGTGAAGGTGTACAGTGAAAAGAGAAGAGGACAATCACCACAACGGGGGTCCTCGTCTTCAGGGGAGGAGTTCCGGGGGTCTCCGGGGAGGGGCGGTTTCTTCTTGGAGAAGCTAATGATTCGGGTGATCTTGCGCCCCGCCGCCCGGCTGACTGTGCCCGTCAGCTCCGAAAGGGCGCCCCGCTTTACCTTCcctgcagacagacatacaggaCTCATGCGGTCACAGTTAGGAGACGAAGGGAACAGTGCCTGAAGGAGACCAATGCCAACATATGGGCAGAAAAAGCAACAACTCCCACCTAAACCCAAATCAACACTGAACCTCACTCCAAACTGGTAAGAGgtctacactgcaaaaaatccaaatctcaccaagcatatttgtctcttttcaagtcaaaatatctctttacacttaatataagacacagtcaccaaatcttgaatatctgtgtatttccactagttccattggcaggttttttcacttattactagcaaaaaacaccttgtattaattattttatttcttatttttgcagTGTACTGCAGAAAAGGGCCTGAGGcaatttttataaatgatatttaTCAGCTTTAAGCCTGATTTCCACTGATTTGCTGTAGCTGTGTGTAAGCTATTCTAATGCGGTGTAGCATTATAGTCGTTTACTTTCTGATGGATTGAGTCTCATCTAATCCGCGGCTCATATGCTGCAGACCCCAAAGCAGCtttcaatttgattttttttggcagtgcCCAAGCCCACCTACTTTCCActtgtaaataaatgagcagGATCCCTCATTAAAATGATCTATTTGCTCGTTAACATATGATAGAGGAAGAAGTCTCGAAGCTTGGCATTTCTTCTTCCTGCTGAAGAGAGACTGCAGCAAAAATGTAGTGGGAAATGATGATTAACATTTGCAGATCCACGGTACAGCAGCACAAGGAAGAGAGCGTTTATTTTCTTATGTACACTGTCTGTGATATATGAAAAAGCCTCTGCTACCTAGTTAGGATTAAGTCCTGTTAAAGACACTTCCTGCCTTTGATATTGTAAAGAACAAACATGTCTACTTCGGCCTGACATGCCTGGGCTTGGGGCCAACCAGCTACAACATCGATACCACATACTATCACCCTGTTTCGGCTGTCCTGGACTCCAGCTGACCTACAGCTAGGGCAGGTTACCGGAAACATGGAGATGGAGTTTGCTTCAAAGACTCCTGACTTTCATTAATCAtcattaattcaattcaaattcattttgctTACACAAGCATATATTTTGTAATCAGGGACGGGTCTAGGTGGCTTCCTTCCAGTTGCTCCGGATTTTCGAGCAGATGCTGGAAGCCTGTGATTCAGCGTTAGAGGTGGTCTATAAAAGCCACCTTCAAAAGAGACAGATGGTCAGAAATTTCCAGCATTGCTGCAAACCAGGAATAACCAGGTCAATGAGATGAACCTGTGGTCTCTTTTTcagagcgttttttttttaaacggaGCTCTATAGGAAGTCGCTCAGGTCCTGGAGCTCCGGACGAATCAAACAGTAGCAGCTCTGGCTGTCTCTGAGGGTGTGGTACAGAGCGGCAGGGAGAGTGCGAAGGATGTGGCAGGAGGAAGGAGGGTCAGGAGAGGCCCGCTGCGGATCCGATGGCACCCAGCCACATGAAAGGCACGGGGCGAGCGGCTCTGATCGCATACTTCCTGCCCAGGCGCTTCCTGGCTTTGTCTCCGGGTGACATCATGGTGTGCGCATGAGTAACAAAAGGTTTAGGGCAGCACCTGCATCGGGCATGGGGGGCGGACACAatggggaagagggggaggggcaacCCCCTCCTACCCCAAAGGCTGTGGGGGTAGGTGAGTCAGGCACAGTCACTCAGATTTAGAGGGGCATAAAGACAGACACGCTGGGGGGATGGGTGTGTGGGCAGAGCTGCAGGTGCCCGGGTGGGCAGCGTGTTTGGAAGCAGTTGAGACTCACCCTCGCGGCTGTCCCGTGTGCTGCTGGGGACGTCTGCTGCGACCGGGCTGTCTGAGTCGGAGGTGTGCTTATCAGCCGAGAGCCTCTGCGGGAAAGAGCAAACACCAAGCTGAGGACAATGCAAGCAAACACCCAGAGTGATAAAGGACACAGCAAACAACAGGGACACTGAGGcggacacaaacacaaacacaaacacaaacacaaacacggtGTCAGGAACTTAAATACTCAATGCAGCGCATGCGGCACAATGGAgcaaacccaaacacacagagacaccgacacaagcacacactcgGGCCCACGCTTTTAtaagtacaaacacacatattcacagaaATATTCACGCGCACTTACGGTGCGTAAGTGTGCCCACATACACAGATTtacacatgcacgtgcatgcacacagacacacacacacacacacacacaggaacacaagcattcacacacacacacacacacacgcatgcgcacacacacacacacaggaaaagacACACAGGAACAGTCCTGTCAGGAAACGCACTCCCTGCAGTAGCTTCCCACATCACCGCAGACTCCCCCCTCAGCTTCCAACGTTCCTCTCCACTCTCCTTTCTTCCAAAACACAAGCTCGCAGGCCACACCAGAGGGAGGCCATGATATATGCCATTCTTCATAAAACAGCTCTTTTCTTTGACCGATGCTCTCCACTGAATAATCCCCCATTCTAAAAGTGACACCTTTTAATCAAACCCGGCGCCGGTTCAGCCACAGGGCCGAATCCGAGCAGCATCACTCAACTGTGTTTACATCCAGTGACGACGTAACACGATCTGAGAGCCGCTCTGCTGCTGTAGGTCAGAGGTAATTACACTGGGTGAGTCGGGACAGATGGCAGACAGCGTCTCTCATTGCGAATGGCGTGTTTATCCTGCACTGTTATTTACAGGGCCGGTGCGACGCGGGCTGGGACACTGGAGCGggtcctgtttgtgtgtctgtacctgTGGTTCTGCTCTTCCCCATTCTAACTAAGGGGAGTCCCAGAGCACAGCATGGAAGGATCGGCATGACAGGCTCCAGGAGGCaatacagctctctctctcgctgtaactgtcctctctctctctctctctgtctctttctctctcccattctctctcacacacacaacacacgcacacgagaAACGCCGCTCCTCACCTTGTCCAGCTCTATCTTCCGAGGGATCGTGGGAGAGACGGATCCATCCAATCCGACGCCGCCGGGTCCCTGGCCGCTCACCTCCCGGATGACCTGTGCACACAGATACCAGGATGGGCAAACATTCTCACCGTGACTGAAACACCCGTAcgtgaaacaaaaataatgttggCTTTGGCAGACTGGAGCTGTCGGGTCCACGTTTAGGAAGTGCGGTGCAGTCAGAATAACAGACATCACAGCAGTACAGACACAACCGCAGGGGACCAGGGGTCAGTGGCTCACACAGGGTCaagaacaacaataacacaGAGCAGCCAGAATTACGCTTCATCAGCAccaagctgaaaaataaatatgcaaaaataaaagcatataaTACCAAAATCCTACACCATGACAACTATCCTAAGAACACCACTGATGCTGATGTGGTCATTGAGCCTACCAACAATctataaaaacaacattactTTAAATCATAGTGTTTTCAATAATAAAACCCTAGAGCATAATATGTATCCTAAGAGCAAAACTAATACTGAAGAGGCCATAGAGCCTAACAGTAATCTATAAAACACCATTGCTTTAAATTATAGCATTCACAACAGTAAATTCATAGAGTATAATAAGTATACAAGGACCAAAACTAATACTAAAGAGGTCATTAAGCTTAACAACAATCTGtaaaacattactttaaatCATAGTGTTTACGTGGTGCCAAATAGTGATCCATAAGAGCACTGTTAACTTGTGTCACACTACCATGTGTGAtcagtataataataatgtggtGTACGTTATTTCAGTATAAGGTGAGTTACCCTGAGCCACCCCTCGGCCTGCTCCTTGCTCTGAACAGCCAGCACCAGGGTCTCTCCTCCTGGGAGCGAGAATCGCAGCTCATGTCTCTTGCGCTTCCCGTCTTTGGGCACGTAGACGACGTTGCACAAGTTGAGCGACACGTCCATGTACGGCGTGTGGTCTTTGGAGCTCTTGTAGCACTGTGGTGGAGGTACAGACGTACATTCACTCTGTATCAGGACTGGCTGAGAAATTATGGCCGGAAGCTGATGATAAAGCTGATATTCACTCGCACAAAAAGGTTGACCTTTCAACTTCAAGGCACATTAGCATGCTTATACTGCAGTTGTTGAACTATATTACATGATATTAAAGCCATTTAGCAGaaacacttatccagagcaacttacaactgaggcaattgtgcattaagcaccttgcccaagggtatagcagcagtgccttaacagggaatcgagccagcaacctttcggttataagcctGCTCCAGACCACTACAACACATTACTACTATCCACGACTCGATTCCTCACTTTGATCATTGTGCAACCTTTAGCATAATCACAGAGGCCAGCCCTGACCCTGAGGCTCGTAGCCACGGCGACGGCGGGGCTCACCAGCAGGCGGTTTTCGCGGATGACGGTCAGCTGCTTGGCCCACTGACCGAAGCGCTTCTTGCGCAGCAGGAAGGCGCAGATGCGGCAGTCCTTCACCGGCCCCATGGAGTTCTCCTCCGACGGCCACTGGTGTGTCAGCCGCTGGGCCTTggcctcctcgtcctcctcgtcgTACGACTCGTACGAGCTGCTCAGGGCGTCCGAGTCGTTGTCTGCGCAGTCGCGAGACTGTCATTAGGAGGAATGTTTCTGACTGCCGTTCACTGTCAGCTGTGAGCACTTAGGAGCTGGggttattttgcttttgtttctgctgctcAAAACCAAGCTAAAGAAGACCAAGGGGATGCTTTTGTTCCAGGCAGCTACTCAAACATATGGTTACACAAATCATTTTCTTGAACCAACTTAGCTTCCCTTCCCAGTTCTGTGGGTGTAAGTAGCTCAACAACAGCTGGTAAACCTGCTGTGCTGCGGTCTTTAAAAGCCGAATCGAGTTACTTTATAACTGCTGCGATTTCTGAGGGCCAACAAAGCGAGCACATCACCAACACGATCCCTGCCCGGCTGAAGAGCTTACAGGAGTTCTTGCGCTGGCCGTTCATGCGGGTGGTGGGGTAATTGTTGTCGGCGTCTTCATAGTACCCGTCTTCGATTGAGTTGGGGGGGCTGGAGTTGCCTGGGAAGGGTGCAGAAGGTGGAGGAAAAAGGTTAGAGTTTAAACAATCCTGTTTCGTccctgctgtgtatgtgtgtggggacAGTGAAGGTACCGTGGAGGTGCAGTGCCTATTGTGGGCGGTGCAGTATCAGTGTGGAATTCTGGCGGAAGATCGGAACAAAACGCTGACTACAGTACCTTAATTACAATGTTTTTGTAGTTGAATAAGCAAGCACTTACAAACGGTCCCCAGGgcctgtgggagggaggggtaTAAGGcgagagcagggagagagtgtgtgtgggggggcgaGCTCTAGGCTATACTCGcactggtggtggtggttgggtttttttaatgtggCAGAGGATTTTGTCTGgtgacagcattttcagtgtttttgtctgatgtttctgtttgaattaCATGTCTTCTACCGAAACCACATAATGTTATGGAGCACCACACCCTTtgagtaagtaaataaaatgatgacaaaGACCAGTAGGGTGGAGGTAGAGTGCTCACTGCAAGTGTGTAGTATTAGTACTGAGAATCAGAGTGAGAACGGTAGGGTAGAGGTAGAGTGCTCACTGTGGGTGGGATAATGTTAGTACTGACGGTCAGTATGAGCACACTAAGGTTTGAGTAGAGAACTCACTGCGGGTGGTGATATACTGGGGCATCTTGCCAGGGCTGAGGGGTACGGCTTCCTCATAGTAATCCTCAGGAGGGGGCGTGGTTGGCAGGGGAGGCGGGGAGTCAGCTGGGCTCTGGGTTAGGAGTGGGAGTTAGGAGATATCAGCAAACACATTTGGACTGCTCTAACAGAAGACACAAggcttcctctttttctctgtttgtacATTTGACACACACCTTGTTATGTCCATTCCCACATGGCTCAGAACAACCCAAAAACAGGAATGACCTGGCCTGAAAGCCTTGTTTTTCTTCATAACATCAGGAGTCAATTTAAAGCCCGTAGGCTGTCAACATGTCCAGCTAATCCAGTGAGTTATGCAAGAGGAACCGAGttcaatacaaatataatacacaaataaaagagCGATCAGCTCTGAGATCATCCAGTGCTG contains:
- the LOC118790889 gene encoding actin filament-associated protein 1-like 1 gives rise to the protein MVGLSSPSAVTAMEHLVTELNVLLKLLDHETLSSATAEKKAAVRNLLKQLQPSVNGADYMYMNTSVYRNGTSFVESLFEEFDCDLRSFKETEEEQKGEGEEETPETPPPKSSPADSPPPLPTTPPPEDYYEEAVPLSPGKMPQYITTRSNSSPPNSIEDGYYEDADNNYPTTRMNGQRKNSYNDSDALSSSYESYDEEDEEAKAQRLTHQWPSEENSMGPVKDCRICAFLLRKKRFGQWAKQLTVIRENRLLCYKSSKDHTPYMDVSLNLCNVVYVPKDGKRKRHELRFSLPGGETLVLAVQSKEQAEGWLRVIREVSGQGPGGVGLDGSVSPTIPRKIELDKRLSADKHTSDSDSPVAADVPSSTRDSREGKVKRGALSELTGTVSRAAGRKITRIISFSKKKPPLPGDPRNSSPEDEDPRCGYLSVLVNQCWKERWCCVRGGSLFFHRDRTDVRTHVNVVALQGCEVVPGLGPKHPFAFRILRGGNEVAALEASCSEEMGRWLGVLLAETGSATDPESLHYDYVDVDTIANIRDAARHSFLWATSSSSASTDTRTYDEVPYEKVQLEEEGQKADVSVKRHSSLSSRDAEKMKPQVTVKRHSSNANQYAKYGKTRAEEDARRYLSEKEELEKERDGIRNTLLALRKEKREAKEELKSATGKQKKTLEERVAELEESCKEKEAVRVDLELRLTTVKENLKKSLAGGALGAPEESRPAMKVTASKCNGSNGETSLPVNCASEMRKRPPSIYASTKGNVMQKAKEWESKKGT